The DNA window GGAAGGACAGTTTTGCGAGTCACCCCGGCGACGCCGGGAAAATGGCGTCTTTACTTCGAGAGTACCGGATTCCAGGGCGGGAAAAGATCATCGCCATTTGCGGGAAACGCGAAGAGAATAAAGACGGGATCTGGGAGCGTCGATTGAAGAAGCAGCAGGCACAGAAAGTCGATTTTCGCTCCGACCGCGAAAAGAATAACTGCCAGATATTGATTCGTCGTTTTAAGGAAGGACAGACGCCGGACAGTCGACTTTCACTCCGTGAAAGATCGCGTTCTTTTGCGGAGCAAAAGACGACTGACCGTCGACCTCCGTCAGTTAAAAGTTTCCCGTTCCCCGTGAAAGGCGACTGACCTTCAGTCAAAGGTTCCCATGGTCCGCGTGCTTTCCGCACCGATGCGATCAACGCTTTGATGACCTTGCCGCCGAACTGGCTGAGCTGCTTATAACGTCCCGCACCTGCTGCTTCCGGTAATTCAGCACCTCGAACCGGGCGATGCTGAACGCCCAGGCTTTGAAGTGGGCGCCAGGCTGGAAGTCGGCCCGTTTTTCCCAGATGCGGGCGCTGGTCTGCTGGGCCACGTCTTGCGCGGCGGCGTCGCCGGGAGCAGCGACTTGACGTACAGCAGCAACGGCGGCTGACTGGCGGTCAGCAGCGCCACAAACGGTTCGTCCGGCTCGTGCGGATGCGGTGTTTCCATGTCTGCAGATGCCCCGATTTCCCGTAAGGTTAACCGGAAAATTTCGACATCGGCACACTTTTTTATCCGCAGGGACGATTCCCCGTGGTGAAATCGGCCGTAGGTCTCATCAATGGCCAGGCGAGAGGAGAACGTTCAGGCGGCGAGCTGCTTGCGCCACCAGGCGACGCCGCCGATGGCGAGCGCCAGCACGCAGGCCAGCGCCGCGAGCGTCCCGGCCCAGGAACCGGTTTGACGGGCAGGCGGGGCGTCGCCCGGAACTGCGGCGATGGCGACCGGCGGCGGGATGATCGGCTTCGATACGCCAGGCACCGGTACGCCAGGCACCGGTACGCTTGGCGTAGACGCGTTAGAAGTTGACGCGTCCGGCGTTGACGCGCCGTAACGGGGAGTGCCTGTGGGAGCGGGGCGAGCCGGCTGCGCGGAGGAAGACGGCGTCGCCGTGGCCGGCGGATTGGCGGGGGCGACGGGCGCCAGTTTGATCGGGCGATAGTCTTTCACCACCAGTTGCACGGCCGTCTCTTCGGTGGCCGTGTTGACCAGCCTGGCCGCTTTGACGGCGGCCTGAATCACCAGGTAGTTCCCGGCGTCGTTTGCCTGGCGATATTCGTGCATCTGGGGTGGAACGGAATTCTGGTACTGCAGATACGCCTCGATCCACGGATGCGGCGGAGGCAGGTCGACGATCTCGATGTCGGCCGCTTCAAACTCGATCTCCAGGGCGTACGGCTGGTTGGGCGCCAGCGCCGCATCGGGAGGCAGCCAGAGTTCCTTGTCGACCCGGAGCACGGGAAAGATCGGTTCCGTGGTCGGACGCGCCACCGGCACGCCGGCGATCGTCGATTGCCCGCCGGCGAACGAGCCCTGGCGGCTCTGCGGATTCGCACGCTCCCCGTCCGCATTGGGCGTGACGAAGGCATACTGGCGACTGCCGAAGTAAATCTCTGCGGGGGCGCGGGACAGAAGCTGTGACCAGTTGCTGTCCTTCTGGCTTTCTTCCGGAGTAATCGGCTTGAACCGCTGGTTGGGATGAAGTCTGCTTGGAAATAACCTGTAAGACGAGGTCGCCGTGCCCAGATCATCGCTGTGGGGACTTCCGTAGACGGCCTCTTCCAGGACCGCCGGCGCCGGAGCTTCCTCCCCGCGCCGATCGCGGAAGTCGAACTTGCCGAACCGGAGCGTGAAATGATTCTCCAGCCGCGGGCTGTTCTGCTTTGCCCATTCGCGGAAAGGGGCCGCTAGCTCCTGGCGTTCGTTCTGCGGCGGCAGTTGTTCGAACGGCGGCAACGCCTGGCCGAGCTGCGGATCCACGCCGTAATTGTTCTTCTCGGGATTCTCGCGAAACCAGAATTCGTGCTGGATCCGGGCGACCAGGAACTGGTCCAGGTACTGCTCAAACGATTCCGGCGTCAGGCGGGCGACCAGCAGCGGGATCGCCGCCGGCGTCAACGGACGGGCCGCACCGTCTGCCGGGGCTCCCGGCGAGTCGCCCGGTTTCCCGTCGGTCGAACCGCTCGACGCCGCGCGGGCGAACGGGTCGTCATCGACATGGGGGATGCTGGCGGGCAGATCTGTGGCCGGGATGAATGCGACGGGCTCGCCTTTGCTGGTTTCGATCTCGACGCCTTGCACCTTGCCGACGATGATGGCCCCGGGCCGAAGGGGATTCTCAATTCCGTGCTGTTCGGTCAATGCGACATCCAGTTCCGAGACGACAATCCGCATCTGCATTCTCGCATGCCAGTCGCGGATGCCGGCCAGCTTGTCAACGGTTTTCCGGGTGAGCGGAACTCGATCGAAATGAATCTGCCGATCCAGCGCGACGGCGACCGGATAGTTGGTGATCACGCCAATCCTGTCGCGCAGCGTGTTGACCGTTTCCTGGCTGAACCGGGGAGCTCTGTCGAACATGCGGACGGCCGTTTCGCCGACCGGATCGCTGGCTTCGCCGAAGAACTTTACTTCGTACAGGGTTTTGTCCCGCAAGGATTCCGGGAAGGTAATCGCGGGCAGTTTCCGCGGACGGCCGAAGTCGGCCGTGGTGATCTCGTTCAGCGGATCAAAGGCCGGCTCTTCGTCGCTGGACCCTCTCCGCTGGGGCAGCAGGGCCAGGGTCTCTGGGTCGTATTCCACTTCGCCCAGGGGGATGCGGATGGCGGCCTGGCGGGGAGCTTTGGCGGCGGTCGTTTGCACGAGCTTCTTGACGACCGGCCTGAGTTCCGGGGCGGTGATTTCGGGATCGCGGCCGATGATCTTCTCGCGATCGAACATAAATACGCCGGCTTCGATTTTGTAGCGCGGGTCATAGCCTTTTTCGCTTTTGAGGAACTCCCAGGCGCGATCGTCGCCCGTCAGCAGTTGGGGCAAGGCGCCTGACGCCAGGGGCGAGCCGGCGGCGTCCAGCTTTTGCCACTGGTAATACATCAAAGGGTGTCGGGGGTTCAGGCCGATGCTTGTCGCGTATCGCATCAGCTGTTCCGGCGTGCCGCGGTCCTGCTGGAAATGCTTCCAGAAAAAAACCTCGCGTCGGATCTGGTCCAACGTGAGTTCCTCCAGGCGTTCCGGCAGCACCAGCTGGAAGTCCTTCTGGATCTGCAGTAACGCCATCCGCCGACGATTGAGGGCCGGAGCCTCGTCAATCGTAAAGTGACGCTTTCCGCCGGCGGCCGGCGGCGCGGATTCGCCGGGCAGGAACTGTTCCGCGGCAAAGGTCTGCAGCACCTGGCCCGTGCCCGGATGTAGCGCCCGCGCCAGGACCACCCGGGCGGGAACGGGCTGCAGCTGGCCTTCGGCGATCTGCATGGGGCCGACCTCCAGCAATACGTCCAGCGGAATCCAGCGGTCGGGCTGTCCCTTTTGCTGGGGCAGCCCCAGCAGGAATGCTTCGGCCTGAGCCGGTTTCATCGATAGCGCCGGCATCCGGCCGATGCCTTCCACCACGATCGGAAAGCTGCCGGGGATCTTTCGCTGGAACAATCCTTTAGGAAACAGGGGCTGCTCCAGTTGCGAGACTAGCGGATTCCAGCTGAACTGCACAAACGGATCGGCAGGGCGGGCCCGAGGCGTCACCATTCGCGGGACAATCAGGTGCGGTCCCTCCGGCAGTTGCCAGCTGTACGTGTCGGTGTTGTTGTGAAAGGTCAGGTCGTAGTAGGAACGATCAAAGGGGAACCCCCCGATTGCTTCGTCGTACCTGTCCAGCTGCATTTTCCACTGGACGCGGAATCGTTGGACGGTCGGTCCTTTTTCGACGCCGGCCAGTTTGGCGGCGGCGAACGTCCGGATCTGTTCGACGATCCGCTTGCGGGCGAACTCGCTGGCCTTCATCTCGTCCTGCAGACGCCGGTATTCGTCGGTAATCGGCCCCGAGGCCTTGGGCGGAATCATATACACCGCATAGACCTCGCCCAGGAAAGACTCACTGACCTTCAGCAGATCGCTCTGGGCCGCGTAGTACAGCATCAGCAGCGAGCGATAGTCGGGCGGCGGAGCGTTCTCCAGCGTTACTTCCCCTTTGGCGTCGTCTGCCGCCGGAACCTCGCTTTTGGGTGCTCCGGCCGGCGCCGGTGCGGCGTCGCCTGCGGTGGGAGCGTCGCTTGTCGCTTTGTCCGCCAGGGAGCGGACGTACTCGCGATCCGGCTGGCTGAGAAGTTCCAGCTTGACCGTGATCTCCTGGCCGTTGTCGGATCGCTTCAGCCGTACCTGCGAACCTTCGGCGCCGACCAGTTCCGCCTGCAGGCGAAAGGCGCCGTCGATGCTGGTCCAGGTGCGTTCTTCGGCGTGGAGGAGCGCCGCGCTGGTCAGGAGGAAAACAGTCGTGATGAATGCGATGCGAAACATGGGAAGACTCCCGGCGCCTGGCTTAGGAAGCGGAACAAATGCTGTACACCCAAAGGCAGCCCGCCAGCAGGCCGAGCAGGAACGTCCAGGAGCAAACGATGCGCAGCACGCGAGTGAGCCGCGTGCATTTCTTCAGCGTGACTCCGACGGCGACCGTCGGAACGGCGGCCAACAGCAGATGTCCCCACCAGGGCATCGTCACGCCGGATTGCACATCCAGATAAATCACCAGGATCAGGGCGCCGATCATCATCAGCACGGAGAATTTCTCGTCGCGCTCCTTCGCGGCGAATTCCGCCCTGGCCTTCGTTGCTTTGGCCCGTTCGACCTCCCTCTTGGCGAGTTGCTCGGGCGTGAGAGGAACGTCGGGCGTCCGCGTATACGTGGAGGGGCCGCTGGACGAGGGCGCGTAAGACGGCGGCGCAGATGACGACGACTGTCGACGCGCTTCATACTCTTGCTTTGTGCGTTCCAGACGCTGGTTCTGTTCCCGGGCGTGTCGCCCCCAGGCTCCGCCGGACCCGCTGCCCAGACCGTACATTTGGCCCAGCATGTATTCGCCAACCCAGTTTTCATCGGACATAGGACTCTCCTTCGAAAGGAAGCAGGGAGATGAGATTTTGCCCCGGCAAGGAACCTTATCAGGCGTGCTAACGGACCTATCACCAGGCGGACCCGTTTACCCGACGCCCTGCCGGAAAAATCTCGAAAAAAATTTGAGCCGGCGTTGAGGAGGCAGTTAAACTAAGCCACCTCCGCTATGGACAAAGGTCACAGGTCCGCGACTTCGAAAGCAAGGATGTCGCGAACGAACCCTAACGGATCAAATGCATGACGCAGGATGGCTCGGTAACTCGCTGGATTCACGGTCTGAAAGCCGGGGCCAGCGACGAAGTCCAGCAGCAACTCTGGAATCGCTATTTCGAACGCCTGGTGCAGGTTGCGCGCGGGCGGCTGTCGCGGGATCTGTGCCGGGTGGAAGACGAAGAAGATGTGGTGCTGAGCGTCTTTGATAGTTTTTTCGCCCGTGTTCAGACCGGTCAGTTTCCGGAGCTGAACGATCGCAGCAGTCTGTGGCCGTTGCTGGTGGCGATCACGGTTTGCAAAACCAAGAATCTGCACCGTCGCCAGCGAGCGCAGAAAAGAGACGCTTTCCGCGCCGTTTCCGCCTCCCCCGGCCCGGGGAAAACTGACTGGCTGGAGCAGCTGGCCGATCAGGAGCCCACGCCGGAAATGGCGGCCGAGACCGCCGAAGAGGCGAACCGGATGCTTGAGACGCTGGAGAAGGAATCCCTGCAGAGCGTCGCCCGGATGAAACTGGAGGGTTATACCAACCGGGAAATCGCGGAACGGCTGGGCGTGATGGAGCGGACCATCGAGCGGCGTTTAACGCTGATCCGCCAGCTATGGACGGAGTTTGCCGAAGCATCGCTTGAGGAACGGCCTGCCGAGTCGGAGTAGCCGGACGTCGTTTGCCGAGATCGCTCCTGCGCTCGCCGGCTGTCGTACGATTTTCTCCTTTGCCTGATTTTCTGGACGTTCACGCGTCGGGTTATCGCCAGAAACCGTGATTACAACCGAGTGAAGGAGAAACTTCCGACTGCAGGAAATGCGTTATGGATCCCTCGTACGATATTGCCCAGCTCCCGGCGAAGTGCCAGGCCCGGATTGAAGAGATTTGCGAAGGCTTTGAGCTTTCCTGGCAAGGCTCGGAACCGCAGGATCTGGCGGATACCGTCCAGAAGATCGACGGCGGCCTGCAAACAGTGTTGCTGCGCGAACTGCTGCAGATTGAGCAGCATTATCGTTCCCGGTCGCTGGGGCGTCCGGTGACGGCGGAGGAGCTGCAGCAATCGCACGCCCAGCTGGCGGAGGAGATCCAGCGCGAGTTTCTGCTGGATTCGGACGGACGTGAACTGCCTGCAACCGCTTTCCTTCGTGAGGGCTCGCCCGGCAAGCAGCAGGAGGCATCGGACGACGATAGCAGCCTGTTCCCGCAGTTGCCGGCGACGCTGGATCGCTATCGCATTCTGCAGCCGCTGGGCAGCGGCGGCATGGGCTGCGTGTTTCTGGCCGAAGACACCATGCTGGAACGGCAAGTCGCGCTGAAGTTTCCGCACCGCGATACCCGGCGCAGCGCCGCCCAGGCGGCCCGTTTTCTGCAGGAAGCCAAAGCGGCCGCCACGCTCAACCATCCGCACCTGTGCGCCGTGCACGATGTGGGCGAGGCCGCAGGACTGCCTTACCTGTCGATGGAATATATCGATGGCGAGCCGCTTTCGGATCGGTTGCGATCCGGCCGGCGGCTTACGCAGACCGAGTCCGTCCAACTGATCCGCAAACTGGCGAGCGCCCTGCAGGAAGCCCATGACCAGGGCGTGGTGCATCGCGACATCAAGCCGGCCAACGTCATGATCAATCATCGGGGAGCGCCCGTCCTGACCGATTTTGGACTGGCCCAGCGAAACGCGCCGACCGACTCCCGTCTGACCCAGAACGGCGATCTGCTGGGCACGCCGGCTTACATGTCGCCCGAACAGATCGACGGCGACCTGGAACGGATTGGCCCGGCGACCGACATCTATTCACTGGGGGCCATCTTCTACGAGTTGCTCAGCGGGCAGCGACCGTTCCGCGGTTCTACCGCCGCCGTGCTGGGAAGCATCATGACAACCGATCCGCAGCCGATCGCTACGCTGCAGCCGTCGGTTGATCCGGCGCTGGAGGCGATCTGCCAGCGAATGATGGCCCGGCCGATCGAAGAGCGGTTCGCATCGATGCAGGAAGTCGCCGACGCCCTGGAGTCCTGGAGCGACGCTGCGCAGCCCGCCCCGGCGTCGCCTCGCGACCGGCGCCCCATGGCGATGCCGCTGATAGGGACGCTGGCCGCCATCGCCCTGGCGTGCGGGGTCCTGTTTCTGGTGCGTACGCCGAAAGCGACCTTTCGCGTGGAAGTGAAAGACCCGCAAGTGCGCGTGCTGGTCGACGACCAGAACCTGGCGTTGACCGACGGCAGCTGGGAAGGCAAGAAGAAAGCCGGGCCGCATCAACTGGGGGTGATGATCGGCGACCAGCAACTGAAGCTGGGAGAAACGACCGTCATCCGGCTGGACGGCGAGCAGCGCCAGGTCCGACTGGCCGTGTCGGGAATCGAAGTCGTCGGCGATCGGTTCGAGATCGCCCGCGACGGCAAAACGAGCGCGGTGGTCGAAGTAATCTGGGAGCCGGATTCCGTAGCCGGAACGCCGCCTGTCCCCGAAGAGAACGCCGTTGCGGCGGCGGAGATCAGTCCGACGCCAGGCGACGAACCTCTGACAGAAATCGATCCCATGCTGGATATCGATCTCATGCGAGACGACGATCCCCTGTCCGCAGCGAAAGATCCTCGGTCCGCCGCGGAACTGATGGCGACCGGCGACTGGGAGTGGCGCGTCATTAAAAAGCTGAGCCTCGGCTCAAATGCCTTTGAATACGATGCCGATATGAGCGCCGATCGTTTGACCCTCGTGTTCAGCGGGGCCCGAAGCGGCGGTCACGGCAATCGCGACCTGTGGATGGCGACCCGCCCCTCGCCGGATGCTCCCTGGTCGAAAGTGACCAACCTGGGACCTGAGGTCAACACCGAGCATAGCGAGTATGAAGTTCGATTGACGAACGATGGACTCACGCTTGGTTTTGTGCGGATGGGGGAGAACTGGAGCGCCAGGTATTTCTCTACCCGGGAAACGCCCCTTTCTTCCTGGTCGACCGCCCAGGCCCTGGACGAAGATTCCGACCTCCCATTTCACGATGGATACTCTCGCGACGGTCTGAGCAGAATGCAAACGCAACTCCGGGGCCCCGGGCATGGTTTGGACCTGCAGCTGTTTCAACGCACGGCGCCAGGCGAGCCCTGGACGGGTTCGCCCGAGGCCGGTCCGCTGGTGAACACGGCCGCCGACGAAATGCGCGGCGTCATCAGCAATGACTGTCGGCTGCTGTTTTTTGTACGACGAACGCGAGCCACTTCGGACGAGGTCGCCACGCACCGGATTTTTGTCGCCACGCGGGCGGACAAGAACTCTCCCTGGTCCGAGCCGACGCTGCTGGATCACGAATTTCCTTACGCCACCTCCGACAAGCATCGTCTCTTGCCTGACGAAAAGTCGCTGCTCTTTGCTTCCTCCCGTCCCCGGGAACGAGGATCCGGGATCTGTCTCGCCCGTCTGGTCAGAAAGCAGCCCAGGAAAGAATCGAAGCCGGCCGAGTAAAGCGCGTCGTTGGTGCAGCGTACGGCCTGGCCGCCTCGCGCGCAGGACAAAGGAGTTGCAGCGATCGCGCCGCACGGCGGTTGTCGCTCCCGGCCTGTACCGCTACCTTTGACGACTTGTCCGTCAGAGGGGGCCAGGCAGAACGAGCGTTTCTCGCAGCACGCCTGGCCATCACCCAGAAACTGCAAGCGTGGGAGTGCGCGTGATTCGCCAATATCAGGAAACCGATCTCGAAGATCTGCTGGCTGCCTGGGCGGCCGCCTCGGAGTTGGCCCATCCGTTTCTGTCGCCGGAGTTTCAGGCCCAGGAACGGAAGAACATCCCGCAACTTTATCTGCCCAATGCGGAAACCTGGGTCACGGAAAAAGACGGCCAGGTGATTGGCTTCATCGCGCTGATCGGTAACGAAGTGGGGGCGATCTTCGTCCATCCCCGCTATCACGGCCAGGGCTTTGGACGCGGCCTGATGGACAAGGCGAAAGAGCTGCGCGGCGAACTGGAAGTCGAAGTCTTCACCGCCAACACCCTCGGACGTGCGTTCTACCAGCGGTACGGCTTCCAGCTGGTCGAGGAAAAAGTCCACGAGCCAACCGGCCAGGATCTGATGCGTTTGCGGCTGTCCCCGCCCGCTGACGCTAAGTAAGCTGCGACAAAGGAGCCGTGCTGTCGGCGAACTGCTCGATCCCCAGTCCCATCGCCTGGGCGATGGTCAGATGGGTGTTGGCAAAGGGGGTCGCTTCCGTAAAGCGATGCAGCGCGCCGTGTTTGAGCCCGCACTGCCGGCCGCCGGCGACCACGATCGGATAGTTCCGCGCCTGGTGGGTGGTGCTGGTGCCGCAGCCGTACAGGATCATGGTGCGGTCCAGCAGCGTGTCGCCCCCTTCCGGACAGCCCTGCAGGCGTTCCAGAAAATGGGCCAGTTGCTGGGCCAGGAACTGGTCGTACCGTCCCCAATCGGCGTAGCCGTCTGCTTTCCGGGCGCCGTGCGACAGCCCGTGATGGCTGTTCAGATTGATCGACTGCGGGAACTTGTCGCCCACGCCCTGGCTGTCTTCGCGTGCGATCTGATAGGTCGCCACGCGGGTGGAGTCGGTCTGGAAGGCCAGGAACATCAGGTCGTACATGGTGCGGATGAACTCGGCCGGATCGTCGGTTCCAGCCTTCAGGTTGACGGCCGTCGGATCGACATGCGGCTTGGCCACATCCAGCCAGGCTTCGGTACGATCGACCTGCTGTTCGACTTCGCGGACGGAAGCCAGGTATTCGTCCAGCTTTTTCTGATCGAGTTTCCCCAGCCGCCGGGACAACTGCCGGCTGTCTTCCAGCAAAAAGTCGAGCATGCTGCCGGTGTTCTGCAGGTCGGTCCGCTGCTGCGCTTTGGTGCTGCCTTCGGTTTTGCCGAACAGCCGTTCGAACACCCGCCGCGGTTGCGACTCGGCTGGGATCGGCAGGCCCGATTTGTTGAAGGAGAGCGTCGCCGTGCGGGCCGTGTAACCGATGCCGCTGTCGCTGGAAAGTACGAGCGAAGGGAAGCGGGTGTGGACGCTGGTCTGGCGGGCCAGGACCTGGTCGATGGAGATGGAGTTGGCGTACGCCTTGCTGATGTCGGCGCCGGTCAGAAAGATGTCGGCCGTGTTGTGCCCGACAATGGAGCGGCCACGAGGATGGCTCAGCCCCTGCAGAATGCTCAGCTCGTTGCGGTACGGACTCAGCGGCTGCAGCGACTGGGTGAAGGTGTAATCGCGGCCTTCGCCCCGCGGGAACCAGTGCCAGTCCTGGTGGGCCGGATGGTTCTCCGGCGGCAAACTGACGCCGTTGGGGAAGAAAACAAAGCAGGCCCGCCGCGGCAGTTCGGCCGGGGCGGCAGCGGCCGACATCCCTTCCAGCCAGGGCAAGGCCAGGGACAAGCCGGCGCCGCGCAGGAAGGTGCGACGATCAATCTGCCAGGTCTTGCGAGCCATCCGAATTTCCTCCTGAGGTCAGGCGCAAGAACGCCTGCGTCGTGTGTTATTTGGTTCGAAAAATCTCATGCAGCACGATGCGTTCGATCATCGGCGCCAGACGATAACCGTCGTCGATGAATGCCTCGGTCAGCGTGTCGACCGCCGGCGCATCGGTGAATTCCAGGCTGCGTCCCAGCGCGTAGATCAGCAGATTCTCGGTGAGCGCCCTGGCAAACGCCTTGGACTTGGATTGGACCAGATGCTGCTGCATCTCTCGCAAACCGGACACGCTTACGTTGCCCGGCAGCACGGCGGACGCATCGCGGGAAACGTTGACAGAAACCTCGCCCGCCCTCTCGGCCCGAGCTGACTTCCGGGCCCCCATTGGCTTCTGGGCGGACAGATCGGCGCCCCGCCAGCGACCGATCGCGTCGTAGTTTTCAAAGGTCAGCCCCCAGGGATCGATCTTTTGATGGCAATCAAAGCAGGCCGCGTTATTCCGATGCTCCTGCAGACGCTGGCTGAGCGTCAGCCCTTGTTCCAGCGTTGCTTCTTCCAGCTGCGGGACGTTCGGCGGCGGCGGGGGCGGCGGGTCGTTCAGCAACTGCCGCAGCAGCCAGACGCCGCGCTTGATCGGATGCGATTCCACGCCGTTGGAGTTGGCCGTTAAAATGCTCGCCTGCGTGAGCAGGCCGCTGCGTTGCGGGATGGCCGCGTTAGGCAGCGGGCGGAACTGCGAGCCGGCGACATTGGCGACGCCGTAATGTTTGGCCATCCGGTCGTTCAGCATGACAAACCGAGAGTCCAGAAACTCCAGCGCGGGCAAGTCATGGCGCAGGACGTGCCGGAAGAACGCATAGGTCTCCTCGGCCGAGTCGCGCTGCAAATCGTCGTTGTACTGGGGAAAGTGTTCCGGGTTCACGGCGACCCGTCCCAGTCCGCCCAGGTCCAGCCACTGGTAAACAAAGTTCTGCACAAACCGCTCGGAACGCTCATCGGCCAGCAACCGTTTTACCTGGACCGACAGAACCTGCGGATCGCCCAGCTTTCCGTCGTCGGCCAGCTGCCGCAGTTCATCGTCGGGCATGGTGCTCCAGAGCAGGTACGACAGCCGCGACGCCAGTTCATGATCGTTCAGCGTACGGGCGTCGCCTTCGGTGCGGGGCTCGCTGAGATACAAAAACTGCGGACTGCTGAGCACGACGGCCAGCGTGTCGCGCAGGGCGGTCTGGCGGTTCTGCGAGCGCTGGAGCATCAGGGCATGCAGCGCGAGCAGCCGCTGGATCTCTGCTTCAGCCACCGGCCGGCGAAAGGCCCGCGGGACAAACTTCCGCAGTACGGCTTCGACGAACGTTGTTTCATCGACAAACGCCTCCCGGTCCAGCAGCACCTGGTGGGCGGTCAACAACTGCGGGGCCGGGTAGATCACCTCCACCGAATCCAGCAGCAGGTCCGAAGTGATCGATTCGTTGGTAACGGTCACCAGTTCGCCGCGGAACTTGTCTTTGCCGGACAGGAACACCGGCAGCGCCTCCATCCGTGCGCGGAACTCAAAGGTTTGCGGTTCGTCCGCCGTGCCGGTAACGATCCGCCGACCCAGCGGCTTCAGGTTCAAAACGGCCCCCGACGCGCGGTATCCCATGGCCACTGTCATCTGGGGCTGCCCGTTCCCGCCTGCCGCCCTGACGCGGACCAGAATTTCGCCCTCGGTGGGCCAGGCGTCCAGCGTATAGGTCTGGCGGAATTCGGGGCGAATGATGATCGGCTCGAAAGTAGAGTGGCCCGCTTTCTGCTCCGCCAGCTCTGCCGGCGACAGGGGGAAAATGAACAGCCCATCGCGGCCGCCGACATTGGTTGCCTTTGATTTGCGAGTATAGCCTTGCGGTTCCGGCTGCCTGGCTGTCTTTGCTTTTTTGCCTTGCTTCCCAGGGGTCGCTTTCCCTTTACTCTGTTGCTGCAGGTCGGCGGCCTGGGCGGCGTGGGAAGCAACGTAATAATGGTACGCCTCGCTGAGGGCAGGCGGATTCAGGAAAAGCTCCAGCGCCTGACGGGCCGCCTGGAGGTAAGTCTCCAGCTGCACGGGGCTCATCAGCAAGGTCTGGCCGTTGTTCAGGAATCCATTGGGTGAGATCGCTTCCGGCGGCAAGTCCGAGGAAAAGTCGATCGACAGGCCGAGCAGATCCTCCATCGTATGCTGGTACTCATACCGCGTGAGCCGGCGCAGCACGACTTGCCCCTGCGTGGAGCGTCGCTGGACGGCTGCCGCTTCCAGTCCGGTGCGGATCCAGGCCGTCAATCGCTGGCGGGCTTTCCCCTCCAGCGGGTCGGCTTCGGCAGGCGGCATGTCGCCGGCGGAAATCTGGTTGAGCACCTCGTGCCACAGTTCGGCGTCGTCCCCCGCCACGAGATCCCGGTCCAGCTGATCCAGCCGCAAGCCGGCCTTGGACGTCTTCGGTCCGTGGCAGCTGATGCAGCTTTGCTGCAGGATCGCGTTAACCTCCGCCAGTTCGGCGACCGCATCGTCGGCCTGGGCGAACAGCGCCTGGCTTGCGAAACCGAAACAGCAGCACACCAGCGCGCACGCGAAGAGGGAAGGGATTCGAATCATGGCCACAGAAAGAGCGGAAAGGAGAGAGGATCGCGAAGGGGTGACATTGAACTCTACCCCGACGCGCCGCGCATCGCAAGTTGAACGTCCTCCCAGGACGGACCGTGCGGGAAAACAAGGACCTGCCTGGCCGATGGACGTGACCGCCGTCAGTCGCGGATAAAATCCGTTCTTTTCCCGGCCGGCCTGTTACCTTGTTATCCGCAGCGGCGTCTGTTTGTTAGCAATCGACAGGCCCTCGGAAGCGAGGCGCCTGGCAGCGAGCCTGAGCTGGCCGGATAGGCGTTGAACTTGAATTCCCCTGACCCCGATCATGATCTGCTGCGGCGTTGCCAGCTCAAAGAAACCGCGGCCCTGGCGGAGCTGATCGAGCGGCGGCAGCAATCGCTGTTCCAGCTGGCCCTGCGAACGATCGGCGGGGACGCGGCCCTGGCGGAAGAGATTGTCGTCGACGCCTTTTACAAAATCTGGAGAAACGCACGCGACTGGCGGGACGGCAGTCCTTCCTCCTGGATGAGCCGGATCGTGGTCCGCACGGCCCTCGACGCCCGCCGCAGCCAGCAG is part of the Lignipirellula cremea genome and encodes:
- a CDS encoding GNAT family N-acetyltransferase, whose product is MIRQYQETDLEDLLAAWAAASELAHPFLSPEFQAQERKNIPQLYLPNAETWVTEKDGQVIGFIALIGNEVGAIFVHPRYHGQGFGRGLMDKAKELRGELEVEVFTANTLGRAFYQRYGFQLVEEKVHEPTGQDLMRLRLSPPADAK
- a CDS encoding serine/threonine-protein kinase; the protein is MDPSYDIAQLPAKCQARIEEICEGFELSWQGSEPQDLADTVQKIDGGLQTVLLRELLQIEQHYRSRSLGRPVTAEELQQSHAQLAEEIQREFLLDSDGRELPATAFLREGSPGKQQEASDDDSSLFPQLPATLDRYRILQPLGSGGMGCVFLAEDTMLERQVALKFPHRDTRRSAAQAARFLQEAKAAATLNHPHLCAVHDVGEAAGLPYLSMEYIDGEPLSDRLRSGRRLTQTESVQLIRKLASALQEAHDQGVVHRDIKPANVMINHRGAPVLTDFGLAQRNAPTDSRLTQNGDLLGTPAYMSPEQIDGDLERIGPATDIYSLGAIFYELLSGQRPFRGSTAAVLGSIMTTDPQPIATLQPSVDPALEAICQRMMARPIEERFASMQEVADALESWSDAAQPAPASPRDRRPMAMPLIGTLAAIALACGVLFLVRTPKATFRVEVKDPQVRVLVDDQNLALTDGSWEGKKKAGPHQLGVMIGDQQLKLGETTVIRLDGEQRQVRLAVSGIEVVGDRFEIARDGKTSAVVEVIWEPDSVAGTPPVPEENAVAAAEISPTPGDEPLTEIDPMLDIDLMRDDDPLSAAKDPRSAAELMATGDWEWRVIKKLSLGSNAFEYDADMSADRLTLVFSGARSGGHGNRDLWMATRPSPDAPWSKVTNLGPEVNTEHSEYEVRLTNDGLTLGFVRMGENWSARYFSTRETPLSSWSTAQALDEDSDLPFHDGYSRDGLSRMQTQLRGPGHGLDLQLFQRTAPGEPWTGSPEAGPLVNTAADEMRGVISNDCRLLFFVRRTRATSDEVATHRIFVATRADKNSPWSEPTLLDHEFPYATSDKHRLLPDEKSLLFASSRPRERGSGICLARLVRKQPRKESKPAE
- a CDS encoding DUF1552 domain-containing protein, coding for MARKTWQIDRRTFLRGAGLSLALPWLEGMSAAAAPAELPRRACFVFFPNGVSLPPENHPAHQDWHWFPRGEGRDYTFTQSLQPLSPYRNELSILQGLSHPRGRSIVGHNTADIFLTGADISKAYANSISIDQVLARQTSVHTRFPSLVLSSDSGIGYTARTATLSFNKSGLPIPAESQPRRVFERLFGKTEGSTKAQQRTDLQNTGSMLDFLLEDSRQLSRRLGKLDQKKLDEYLASVREVEQQVDRTEAWLDVAKPHVDPTAVNLKAGTDDPAEFIRTMYDLMFLAFQTDSTRVATYQIAREDSQGVGDKFPQSINLNSHHGLSHGARKADGYADWGRYDQFLAQQLAHFLERLQGCPEGGDTLLDRTMILYGCGTSTTHQARNYPIVVAGGRQCGLKHGALHRFTEATPFANTHLTIAQAMGLGIEQFADSTAPLSQLT